CCAATGAAACCGCAAGGCAGTACATGGAACTCCTTTGCAATTGCTTTGCTGTCACCGAAGTTCCCTGGATCGATCCACAAAAAAATCTCATCTCCCCCAAAAAAAACCGGAAATACTATCCGATCGATCCATTGCTCTTCCATTTATTCCTTGGGGGAGGGTCTCTTTCGGGAATAGATCCTGCTAAACATCTCAATCCGGAATTGGCCGGAAAAATTGCCGAAAGTGTGGTGTGTCAAGAGCTAAAGAGAGAGGATGCCCATTTGGGTTATTGGTCAGGGAAAAAAGAAGTCGATTTTGTTCCCCATTTCATCGAAGTAAAATATCAAAATAAAGTTTCTCCCCAGGAATTTTATTGGTTCACCAAAGCCTTTCCCGCCAAAACAAAGCTCAAGGTTTTGACCAAGAATGACCAATTCCAAACAGATCAAATACAGGGCATACCTCTTAAAGAATGGCTTTTAAGGTAAGAAAAATTCAGCGAAGCATCACACCTGTACTTTCTCACACAAATTTTCAAATATTTTTGGAATTATTTTTAGGGGTTTTTAAACCTCAAACCATTGAAATAACTAGGAAAACAACCCCATTTACTTCCTCTTCTCTTTCTTACAACCCTATAACCCATCAATATTCCAAATATTTTTTCAAAAAAGCCCTCTGTCTTCTGGCCCGTCTTTTGCTATACTTTCAATCTGATGCCAAAGCTTAGTTTAGACATTAACGCTCTCATCGCCAAATATAGCGATCTTATCATTGCAGGTCTTGTCATGGCGGTTTTGGCCATGATCATCATTCCCCTTCCCACCTGGCTTATTGATGTTTGCCTGACTATTTCTTTAAGCATTGGAGTGATTATTCTTTTAGTGGCTTTGTATATTTCTGATTCCTTAAAACTGGCCTCTTTTCCCACCATCCTGCTTATTTCCACCTTGTATCGTTTGTCCCTCAACATTTCTTCGACACGTTTGATTCTTTCCCAAGGTTATGCAGGAGAAGTCATTCAAGCCTTTGGTGAGTTTGTCGCCAGCGGCAATGTTGTGGTGGGGATTGTGTTGTTCTTGATCATCACCCTGGTCAATTTCATTGTCGTGGCCAAAGGCGCTGAACGTGTTTCTGAAGTGGCCGCTCGCTTCACCTTGGATGCCATGCCTGGGAAACAAATGAGCATCGATGCCGACTTACGCGCCGGCACTGTCACCATGGAACAAGCGCAAGTCCGTCGGTCCACCTTGCAGCGCGAATCACAAATGTACGGCGCCATGGACGGTGCCATGAAGTTTGTCAAGGGCGATGCCATTGCGGGCATGATCATCACCGCCATCAATATCATTGGGGGCTTGATCATCGGTGTGCTGCAACGGGGGCTCACCTTTGGTGAATCGGCCACACTTTATTCCATTCTTACCATCGGGGATGGCTTGATCAGCATGATTCCAGCCTTCATCATTTCACTGGCCGCCGGTATTGTTGTCACCCGTGTTTCCTCCGAAGGGACGGATTCAAATCTGGGAAAAGATATCATCAGCCAGATTACAGCCTATCCCAAAGTGTTCGGCATTGCTGCCGTGCTTTTAGCCGGCATGGGGCTTGTGCCGGGGCTCCCTAAAATTCCTTTTTTTGCTCTGTCTATCACCATGGGCCTTTACGCTTTTTATTCCACACGTAAACGCGAACAAAAAGTGCAGGAAATTATTGACCAGCCCAAGGAAGAAAAAGTCAAAAAAGCCATCGAAAAACACGGGGACCAACTTCCCTTTATTATGCCCGCCCCAATTTCACTTGAAGTAGGGAGCGCCATCATCCCCTTTGTGGATGACTCAAAAGATGGCGGGCGTTTCATTAATGAACTCATCCCCCTTTTACGCCACGGCCTTTATTATGAATTGGGTGTTAACTTTCCCGGCATTCAGGTGCGTGGTCAAACGGTGGACATGGAAGCCGAAGGGTATGTCATTAATATTAACGAAGTCCCCGTGGCCCGCGGGAAAATCATGCAGGGCTGCATTTTGGTGGGCGAGCCCCTGGAGCAATTGCAACTTTTTAATATTACCGGAAAAGAAACCATCCATCCCATCGACGGGTCCATCGTCACTTGGGTTTCGCAGGAATACAAGGAAGTGGCCGTGCAAGCCGGCTTTCGTATGTGGGATATTTCGGAATATCTGATTTTGCACCTTTCCCATGTGCTGCGCAAACATGCGCATGAATTTTTGGGATTACAGGAAATTCAAACTTTATTAAACGAATTGGAAAAATCACACCCGGCCTTGGTCAAGGAACTCGTTCCAAAAGTGATCACCGTTTTGCAACTGGCTGAAATTTTCCAGAGACTGGTGCAGGAAGAAGTGGCCATCCGCGATTTGAAAAATATTTTTTCGACCCTGGCCCAATGGGCCGAAGTGGAACGGAACACCCTCATGCTTACTGAACATATCCGTGCCGGATTAAAACGCTACATCACGCATAAATATGCCGGACACAGCAACACACTGGCCGTTTATTTATTGGACCCTAAAATTGAAGACACCGTACGCGAAGCCATTCGCACCACTGAAAAGGGAAATTATTTGGCCCTTGATCCGG
This window of the Deltaproteobacteria bacterium GWA2_45_12 genome carries:
- a CDS encoding EscV/YscV/HrcV family type III secretion system export apparatus protein; the protein is MPKLSLDINALIAKYSDLIIAGLVMAVLAMIIIPLPTWLIDVCLTISLSIGVIILLVALYISDSLKLASFPTILLISTLYRLSLNISSTRLILSQGYAGEVIQAFGEFVASGNVVVGIVLFLIITLVNFIVVAKGAERVSEVAARFTLDAMPGKQMSIDADLRAGTVTMEQAQVRRSTLQRESQMYGAMDGAMKFVKGDAIAGMIITAINIIGGLIIGVLQRGLTFGESATLYSILTIGDGLISMIPAFIISLAAGIVVTRVSSEGTDSNLGKDIISQITAYPKVFGIAAVLLAGMGLVPGLPKIPFFALSITMGLYAFYSTRKREQKVQEIIDQPKEEKVKKAIEKHGDQLPFIMPAPISLEVGSAIIPFVDDSKDGGRFINELIPLLRHGLYYELGVNFPGIQVRGQTVDMEAEGYVININEVPVARGKIMQGCILVGEPLEQLQLFNITGKETIHPIDGSIVTWVSQEYKEVAVQAGFRMWDISEYLILHLSHVLRKHAHEFLGLQEIQTLLNELEKSHPALVKELVPKVITVLQLAEIFQRLVQEEVAIRDLKNIFSTLAQWAEVERNTLMLTEHIRAGLKRYITHKYAGHSNTLAVYLLDPKIEDTVREAIRTTEKGNYLALDPEITQDLIEAVGKEIASHPFPPGARPPVILTTAEIRRYFRKIIELEFPQLSVLSYQELSENLRIQPIARVNLPRLEAHQAA